The Terriglobus tenax genome contains a region encoding:
- a CDS encoding PA2169 family four-helix-bundle protein: MAITDAEKQSSLNDTLREVIQNLIDGQEGFQTIGEQLKDESLKRYFLAESLKRARFRADLENELHHAGFHDVKESGTVAGKLHRVWGDLKAKLGGGDHSLLATAEQGEDEAKKVYAEAIKETLPLPVHKILSEQYAHIQTSHDFVRNARDQRKAA, encoded by the coding sequence ATGGCAATCACCGATGCCGAAAAGCAAAGCAGCTTGAATGACACCCTGCGTGAAGTGATCCAGAACCTGATCGACGGGCAGGAAGGCTTCCAGACCATCGGCGAGCAGTTGAAGGACGAATCCCTGAAGCGTTACTTCCTGGCAGAGAGTCTGAAACGTGCCCGTTTCCGGGCCGATCTGGAAAACGAACTGCACCATGCCGGCTTCCACGATGTGAAAGAAAGCGGCACCGTTGCCGGCAAACTGCACCGCGTCTGGGGCGACCTGAAGGCCAAGCTGGGTGGCGGCGACCACTCACTGCTGGCGACCGCCGAACAGGGTGAAGATGAAGCCAAGAAGGTCTATGCCGAGGCCATCAAGGAAACGCTTCCGCTGCCGGTCCACAAGATCCTGAGCGAGCAGTATGCCCATATCCAGACCTCGCATGACTTCGTCCGCAACGCCCGCGACCAGCGTAAAGCGGCTTAA
- a CDS encoding two-component system sensor histidine kinase NtrB, translating to MAQLPSALRSSQAKAVLVLVLVVVLVVFTWVVPPHAVVLHNILHHLNILPFMLAGLFFGWRGAYRTALLAGLLFAPSIYLHWFKAPLDAQDQIVELGTFGAAGVIAGILSDRERMQRRRVEVTKQELERVYTELRQNIDQLRKSERLSAAGQLSASLAHEIRNPLASISGAAGILARGQASPEARAECLEILTKESQRLNKLLTNFLDFARPRLPRMQWMEPAEMAASVASLAQHAASRQNVTIEVRNAAALQPVECDPEQIKQLLLNLVLNAIQATEGEGSVTLRSFAQNGKLCMEVSDQGKGISAEVRDHIFEPFFTTRDNGTGLGLAIAANIAGQHGGTLTCAPNVGRGAIFRVELPLAPARLRQPVEVA from the coding sequence ATGGCCCAGCTTCCCTCCGCGTTGCGATCCTCGCAGGCCAAGGCCGTACTCGTCCTTGTGCTGGTGGTGGTGCTGGTGGTTTTCACCTGGGTTGTGCCGCCACACGCCGTCGTGCTGCACAACATCCTGCACCACCTCAACATCCTGCCTTTCATGCTCGCCGGCCTGTTCTTCGGCTGGCGCGGAGCCTATCGCACGGCCCTGCTGGCGGGGCTGCTCTTTGCGCCCTCCATCTACCTGCACTGGTTCAAGGCTCCGCTGGACGCGCAGGACCAGATCGTTGAGCTTGGTACCTTCGGCGCGGCCGGCGTCATTGCTGGTATTCTTTCGGACCGCGAACGCATGCAGCGCCGCCGCGTTGAGGTCACCAAGCAGGAGCTGGAGCGCGTCTACACCGAGCTGCGCCAGAACATTGACCAGCTCCGCAAATCTGAGCGCCTCAGCGCCGCCGGACAGCTCTCCGCTTCGCTCGCGCATGAGATCCGCAACCCGCTGGCCAGCATCAGCGGTGCCGCCGGCATCCTCGCCCGCGGGCAGGCGTCGCCGGAAGCCCGTGCCGAGTGCCTTGAGATCCTGACCAAGGAATCCCAGCGGCTCAACAAGCTGCTCACCAACTTCCTCGACTTCGCCCGCCCGCGTCTGCCCCGCATGCAGTGGATGGAGCCTGCCGAGATGGCCGCATCGGTCGCCTCCCTGGCGCAGCACGCCGCCAGCCGTCAGAACGTCACTATTGAGGTCCGTAACGCCGCTGCTCTTCAGCCCGTTGAGTGCGACCCGGAACAGATCAAGCAGCTTCTGCTCAACCTGGTACTCAACGCCATTCAGGCCACCGAGGGCGAAGGCTCCGTCACGCTCCGCAGCTTCGCGCAGAACGGCAAGCTCTGCATGGAGGTCAGCGACCAGGGCAAGGGCATCAGCGCGGAGGTGCGCGACCACATCTTCGAGCCCTTCTTCACCACGCGCGATAACGGCACCGGGCTTGGCCTGGCCATCGCGGCCAACATCGCCGGCCAGCACGGTGGCACGCTGACCTGCGCCCCCAACGTGGGCCGTGGAGCCATCTTTCGCGTGGAGCTTCCGCTTGCCCCGGCACGTCTGCGTCAACCCGTGGAGGTGGCGTGA
- a CDS encoding efflux RND transporter periplasmic adaptor subunit yields the protein MTRWYAAAAMAAVMLTAGCKQKPKEEAAAAPGDSNIVSVTPVLAESLKFGTPQMADVTGTLQVAARVETDAQRIARVGSPVAGRILNLLVFEGQHVRTGAVLATLHSTNLSDTQFALIKAASQQALADAAVKRAEQLVTADVIGRAELERRRAELLQASTEAASYRTQLLGLGMTEGQIRQLETSRKLSADYPIVAPKSGTVLKREITIGQVVQPADPAFTIADLSNVWITADVPEQEAGILKVGMDVEVGIPALPQLKLHGRLSYVAPIVDPATRTVQVRMDVPNPDGQLKPDELANMTFTGHSDRKLTVPNTAVVREENKDHVFIQIGPQKYILREVTLGEEENDRRVVLNGVTQAERIVTDGAFHLNNQRKQAAIKGEK from the coding sequence ATGACACGATGGTATGCGGCCGCGGCGATGGCCGCGGTGATGCTGACAGCAGGTTGCAAGCAGAAGCCGAAGGAAGAGGCTGCGGCAGCTCCGGGAGACTCGAACATTGTTTCCGTAACGCCCGTGCTGGCAGAGAGCCTGAAGTTTGGCACGCCGCAGATGGCCGACGTAACCGGCACACTGCAGGTGGCAGCGCGCGTGGAGACGGATGCACAGCGTATTGCCCGCGTGGGGTCTCCGGTGGCAGGACGCATTCTGAACCTGCTGGTCTTTGAAGGGCAGCATGTACGCACGGGCGCGGTGCTGGCGACGCTGCACAGCACAAACCTGTCAGACACGCAGTTCGCGCTGATCAAGGCCGCATCGCAGCAGGCACTTGCCGATGCTGCCGTGAAGCGCGCGGAACAGCTTGTAACCGCCGACGTAATTGGACGCGCGGAACTGGAGCGCCGTCGCGCCGAGCTGCTGCAGGCAAGCACGGAGGCCGCGAGCTATCGCACGCAGCTGCTGGGCCTGGGCATGACCGAGGGGCAGATCCGCCAGTTGGAGACATCCCGCAAACTGAGCGCCGATTACCCGATCGTCGCTCCGAAGAGCGGCACTGTGCTGAAGCGTGAGATCACGATTGGGCAAGTAGTACAGCCGGCAGACCCGGCCTTTACCATCGCAGATCTTTCAAACGTATGGATTACCGCCGATGTGCCGGAACAGGAAGCCGGCATCCTGAAGGTGGGCATGGATGTCGAGGTGGGTATTCCCGCGCTGCCGCAGTTGAAGCTGCATGGCAGGCTCTCGTACGTTGCGCCGATCGTCGATCCGGCAACGCGGACGGTGCAGGTGCGCATGGATGTGCCGAATCCGGATGGGCAACTGAAACCGGATGAGCTGGCGAATATGACCTTCACCGGACACAGCGATCGCAAGCTGACGGTACCGAACACAGCCGTTGTGCGCGAGGAGAACAAGGACCACGTATTTATCCAGATCGGGCCGCAGAAGTACATTCTGCGCGAGGTCACGCTGGGCGAAGAAGAGAACGATCGCCGCGTGGTGTTGAACGGTGTGACACAGGCGGAACGCATTGTGACGGACGGTGCCTTCCACCTGAACAATCAGCGGAAGCAAGCTGCCATCAAAGGGGAGAAGTAA
- the moaC gene encoding cyclic pyranopterin monophosphate synthase MoaC, with product MSKLSHYDDAGQAHMVDVSAKAGTRREAVAEAFVELSAETLAALPQNPKGNPLEVARFAGIQAAKQTSTLIPMCHPLPLSYVDIQTEVVDDGIRVLATAATVAGTGVEMEAMTAASVAALTIYDMTKALDKGIRIRHLQLLSKSGGKSGEWRRS from the coding sequence AACTTTCTCACTACGACGACGCAGGGCAGGCGCACATGGTCGATGTCTCGGCCAAGGCCGGAACACGCCGCGAGGCGGTCGCGGAGGCCTTCGTGGAACTCTCCGCCGAGACGCTGGCCGCGCTTCCGCAGAACCCCAAGGGCAACCCGCTTGAGGTGGCGCGCTTTGCTGGCATCCAGGCCGCCAAGCAGACCTCCACGCTGATCCCGATGTGTCATCCGCTGCCGCTCAGCTACGTCGACATTCAGACGGAGGTCGTGGACGACGGTATCCGCGTGCTGGCTACCGCCGCCACCGTCGCCGGTACCGGCGTCGAGATGGAAGCCATGACGGCAGCCTCTGTCGCAGCGTTGACGATCTATGACATGACCAAGGCGCTCGACAAAGGCATCCGCATCCGCCATCTGCAACTGCTGTCGAAATCCGGCGGAAAGAGCGGCGAGTGGCGTAGAAGCTGA
- a CDS encoding TolC family protein, translating to MPLLPASLLVAQSSANAPVDAGTPAQTVMQQTTAAASELRLTLDEALAMARRNSPRLQEALAATQRSQAGVLAARAYSNPTMDIYFGPQYARPIATPGTPGLLQHYSGTQTIEIPSERTARRKAAEFQVSSARAAEQGIGLNVMADAQRAFYIALKRLQEIRQARENLTLVEDLRRRVEVEVSVGEKGRLELTRAEAELARARFAVNSAQIEYTSAIALLRAAIAAPADANLVPVGSIDGRAVLPALDTLRDQVLVNHPAVLQSQADLKTSQATLDREKAMRIPRPTFFAEFENQPDLRYWRTGFSVPIPVFDRRRGEIADAKASISQSNAVLDQRRLELVSSLERAYEQYQLANQQVSSLEAGSLRAAESAVEAAKSAYRFGERGIVEVLDAQRVLQSVRGDLLDAQFARQSALIDLEELGALTPGAKP from the coding sequence TTGCCCTTGCTGCCAGCCAGTCTGCTGGTTGCGCAGAGCTCCGCCAACGCGCCGGTCGACGCGGGCACACCTGCGCAGACAGTGATGCAGCAGACGACCGCAGCAGCATCCGAATTGCGGCTGACATTGGATGAGGCGCTGGCCATGGCGCGGCGCAATAGTCCGCGGCTGCAGGAGGCGCTGGCCGCAACCCAGCGCAGCCAGGCGGGCGTGCTGGCCGCGCGAGCCTACAGCAATCCCACCATGGATATCTACTTCGGCCCGCAGTATGCGCGGCCTATCGCGACACCCGGCACGCCGGGTCTGCTGCAGCACTACAGCGGAACACAGACTATCGAGATTCCGTCAGAGCGCACCGCACGGCGCAAGGCGGCGGAGTTTCAGGTATCCAGCGCACGAGCGGCGGAGCAGGGAATCGGCCTGAATGTGATGGCCGATGCGCAGAGGGCGTTCTACATCGCGCTGAAGCGACTGCAAGAGATCAGGCAGGCGCGCGAAAACCTGACGCTGGTGGAAGATCTGCGCCGCCGTGTTGAGGTGGAAGTAAGCGTTGGCGAAAAGGGACGGCTGGAGCTGACCCGCGCCGAGGCCGAACTGGCCCGCGCGCGCTTTGCGGTCAACAGCGCACAGATTGAATACACCTCCGCCATTGCACTGCTGCGTGCCGCCATTGCTGCCCCGGCAGACGCCAACCTGGTGCCTGTGGGTTCCATTGATGGCCGCGCGGTGCTGCCTGCGCTGGATACGTTGCGCGACCAGGTGCTGGTGAATCACCCCGCGGTTCTGCAGTCGCAGGCGGATTTGAAGACAAGCCAGGCGACGCTGGACCGCGAGAAGGCGATGCGGATTCCGCGCCCCACTTTCTTTGCGGAGTTTGAGAACCAGCCGGATCTGCGTTACTGGCGCACGGGGTTTTCAGTACCGATTCCGGTGTTTGACCGACGGCGCGGCGAGATTGCCGATGCGAAGGCATCGATCTCTCAGTCGAATGCGGTTCTGGATCAACGCCGCCTGGAGTTGGTGAGCTCGCTGGAGCGTGCGTATGAGCAGTACCAACTGGCAAACCAGCAGGTCAGTTCGCTGGAGGCCGGCTCGCTGCGTGCGGCGGAAAGCGCGGTGGAAGCAGCCAAGTCCGCGTATCGCTTTGGCGAGCGCGGCATTGTTGAGGTTCTGGACGCGCAGCGTGTACTGCAAAGTGTGCGCGGCGATTTGCTGGATGCGCAGTTCGCGCGCCAGTCTGCATTGATTGATCTGGAAGAACTGGGCGCACTGACGCCAGGAGCGAAGCCGTGA
- a CDS encoding sigma-54-dependent transcriptional regulator has translation MSNRILVVDDDASLRRVMKLQLEEAGYQVSLATDGEEAWRMLQESEPQLVITDLRMPTTGLELLSRITQAGLRTTVIVVTAFGTVETAVEAMKLGAYDYVTKPLDFEALVLVVHRAMERQSLIEEVQTLRSALDQRYGFEGIVGHAKGLLRVLDQAARVAQRDATVLIQGETGTGKELVARAIHHNSRRGKKAFTAINCGAIPRDLVESELFGYTKGAFTGALANKEGRIESTNGGTLFLDEVGELPLEAQVKLLRVLQESEVAKLGATEPVKVDVRVIAATHRDLSAMVEDGTFREDLYYRLAVVPLRIPPLRERREDLPELIEVLFERACKRHGIDDLSLSQGVLQRLIAYHWPGNVRQLENMLERLVVLSSSNVIPVEDLPPELSAPPRPALFWPELPEQGISLEALERDLIRRALERFHGNQTQAARYLDISRRTLIYRMEKHGLVEAGVHKDDE, from the coding sequence GTGAGCAACCGCATTCTTGTTGTCGATGATGACGCCAGCCTGCGCCGCGTCATGAAGCTGCAGCTTGAGGAAGCTGGCTACCAGGTCTCTCTTGCCACGGATGGGGAGGAGGCATGGCGCATGCTGCAGGAGTCCGAACCGCAGCTCGTCATTACCGATCTGCGCATGCCCACCACCGGCCTGGAGCTGCTCTCACGCATTACCCAGGCAGGTCTGCGGACCACCGTCATTGTCGTCACCGCCTTCGGCACGGTGGAGACCGCCGTTGAGGCCATGAAGCTCGGAGCGTATGACTACGTCACCAAGCCGCTGGACTTTGAGGCGCTGGTGCTTGTGGTCCATCGCGCCATGGAGCGCCAGAGCCTGATTGAAGAGGTGCAGACGCTGCGCTCGGCTCTGGATCAGCGCTATGGCTTTGAAGGCATCGTCGGCCATGCCAAGGGTCTGCTGCGTGTGCTGGACCAGGCTGCCCGCGTCGCTCAGCGCGACGCCACCGTCCTTATCCAGGGAGAGACCGGCACCGGCAAGGAGCTGGTTGCCCGGGCCATTCACCACAACAGCCGCCGCGGTAAAAAGGCCTTCACCGCCATCAACTGCGGCGCCATTCCGCGTGACCTGGTGGAGAGTGAGCTCTTCGGCTACACCAAGGGAGCCTTCACCGGCGCCCTTGCGAACAAGGAAGGCCGTATCGAGTCCACCAACGGAGGCACACTCTTTCTCGATGAGGTCGGCGAGCTTCCGCTGGAGGCACAGGTCAAGCTGCTGCGCGTGTTGCAGGAGAGTGAGGTCGCAAAGCTTGGCGCAACCGAGCCTGTGAAGGTCGACGTCCGCGTCATTGCCGCCACCCATCGCGACCTGTCGGCAATGGTTGAAGACGGTACATTCCGCGAAGACCTCTACTACCGCCTCGCCGTTGTGCCACTGCGCATTCCGCCGTTGCGTGAGCGCCGCGAAGACCTGCCGGAGTTGATCGAGGTGCTCTTTGAGCGCGCCTGCAAGCGTCACGGCATTGATGATCTGAGCCTCTCGCAGGGCGTGCTGCAGCGTCTCATCGCCTATCACTGGCCGGGCAATGTGCGTCAGCTGGAGAACATGCTGGAACGGCTGGTCGTACTCTCTTCTTCGAATGTCATCCCTGTGGAGGATCTGCCACCCGAACTTAGCGCGCCGCCGCGTCCCGCGCTCTTCTGGCCGGAGCTGCCGGAGCAGGGCATCAGCCTGGAGGCGCTGGAGCGCGACCTGATCCGCCGCGCTCTCGAACGGTTCCACGGCAACCAGACGCAGGCTGCCCGGTATCTGGACATCAGTCGCAGAACGCTCATCTATCGCATGGAAAAGCACGGCCTGGTCGAGGCCGGGGTTCACAAAGACGACGAGTAA
- a CDS encoding efflux RND transporter permease subunit: MLQSIIAGALRQRLILVVVACVLVGFGLNAAQKLSVDAFPDVANVQVQIATEASGKSPEEVERFVTIPIEIAMTGLPGMTDMRSLNKPGLSLITLVFTDESDLYRERQMVSERLAELRDRMPEGVTPVLGPITNALGEVYQYTLELPGEAEEHHVLTREELVQRRTLQDWVVRPLLRSISGVAEINSTGGFVKQYETLVDPQKLHYYNLTINDVRSALARNNANAGGGILPQHAEQYLIRSVGLVRDVADIENIVLKESKSTPVYVRDVATVRLGTEVRYGAMVKNGYTEAVGGVVLMTSGGNAKQIVSRVKERVTEINAKNMIPGGLKIVPYYDRSELVDAAIHTVTEVLGEGVVFVVVILFLFLGDLRSSLIVSANLILTPLLTFLVMNQIHLSANLMSLGGLAIAIGLMVDGSVVVVENVFARLSHSHGHSEEKPSKLRMVLDATQEVATPTLFGVTIIILVFLPLMTLEGMEGKMFAPLAYTIAIALAISLVLSLTLSPVLSSYLLKGGSEDDTWLVRWLRKPYSWILTWALGHRKVMVMGVILSFFGSLALVPLLGTSFIPEMQEGTLSPNADRVPNISLDESLRMESQMQKLIMSVKGVENVVSRVGRGESPADPAGPNEADVLTSLTPFDERPKGMTQDKVAEEIRTKLAALPGINLVMSQPISDRVDEMVSGVRADVAVMLYGDDLDLLVEKANQIAKVATGIQGTQDTRVDRVGGQQYLTIDIDRGAIARYGLNASDVNDVIETAIAGKSATEIYEGERRFSSVVRLPANLRDSVEDIRQLQISSPDGPRVPLKDLASVKVVEGPALINRSLGKRRIVVGVNVQDRDLGGYVAELQQKVEKQVPLPAGYYIEWGGQFHNMERALHHLMIIIPITIAAIFFLLFILFKSVRFAALIITVLPLASIGGILGLFLSGEYLSVPASVGFIALWGIAVLNGVVLVSYIRKLRQEGLEQDEAVREGARLRFRPVMMTATVAALGLVPFLFATGPGSEIQRPLAIVVIGGLVSSTALTLLLLPVVYAAFEGKSAPPALEEMPEV, translated from the coding sequence ATGCTGCAGTCCATCATTGCGGGCGCACTGCGTCAGCGCCTCATTCTTGTGGTGGTTGCGTGTGTGCTGGTGGGCTTTGGCCTGAACGCGGCCCAGAAGCTCTCCGTCGACGCCTTTCCGGATGTAGCCAACGTGCAGGTACAGATTGCGACCGAGGCCTCGGGCAAGAGTCCGGAAGAAGTGGAGCGCTTCGTCACCATTCCGATTGAGATCGCCATGACCGGCCTTCCGGGCATGACCGATATGCGCTCGCTGAACAAGCCGGGGCTGTCGCTGATCACGCTGGTGTTTACCGACGAGAGCGATCTTTACCGCGAGCGGCAGATGGTCTCTGAGCGGCTGGCGGAACTGCGTGATCGCATGCCGGAGGGTGTCACGCCGGTGCTTGGGCCCATCACAAACGCACTTGGCGAGGTGTACCAGTACACATTGGAGCTGCCGGGTGAAGCGGAAGAGCATCATGTGCTGACACGGGAAGAGCTGGTTCAGCGCCGCACCCTGCAGGACTGGGTCGTGCGGCCGCTGCTGCGTTCCATCTCCGGTGTGGCCGAGATTAATTCCACCGGCGGCTTTGTCAAGCAGTATGAAACGCTGGTGGATCCGCAGAAGCTGCACTACTACAACCTGACGATCAACGATGTGCGTTCGGCGCTGGCGCGTAACAATGCCAATGCCGGCGGCGGCATTCTGCCGCAGCACGCCGAGCAGTACCTGATTCGCAGCGTGGGCCTTGTCCGCGATGTCGCCGATATTGAAAACATCGTGCTGAAGGAGAGCAAGAGCACGCCTGTCTACGTGCGCGATGTGGCCACTGTGCGCCTGGGCACCGAGGTCCGCTACGGCGCCATGGTGAAGAATGGCTATACCGAGGCGGTAGGTGGCGTTGTCCTGATGACCTCGGGCGGCAATGCCAAGCAGATCGTCAGCCGCGTGAAGGAACGCGTGACCGAGATCAATGCGAAGAACATGATCCCCGGCGGGCTGAAGATTGTTCCTTACTACGACCGGTCAGAGCTGGTGGACGCAGCAATCCATACCGTGACCGAGGTGCTGGGCGAGGGCGTGGTCTTTGTCGTTGTGATTCTGTTCCTCTTCCTCGGCGATCTGCGCTCAAGCCTGATTGTGAGCGCGAACCTGATCCTGACGCCTCTGCTGACCTTCCTGGTGATGAACCAGATACACCTGTCGGCGAACCTGATGTCGCTGGGTGGACTGGCGATTGCCATCGGCCTGATGGTGGACGGTTCAGTGGTGGTGGTGGAGAACGTCTTCGCCCGCCTGAGCCATAGCCATGGACACAGCGAAGAGAAACCGTCAAAGCTGCGCATGGTGCTGGATGCCACGCAGGAAGTGGCAACGCCGACGCTGTTCGGTGTGACGATCATCATCCTGGTCTTTCTTCCGCTGATGACGCTGGAGGGCATGGAAGGCAAGATGTTCGCGCCGCTGGCGTACACGATTGCCATTGCACTGGCCATCTCCCTGGTGCTGTCGTTGACGTTGTCGCCGGTGCTGTCCTCGTACCTGCTGAAGGGCGGGTCGGAAGACGACACCTGGCTGGTGCGCTGGCTGCGCAAGCCTTATTCGTGGATTCTGACGTGGGCGCTTGGCCATCGCAAGGTGATGGTGATGGGTGTCATCCTGTCCTTCTTCGGATCACTGGCCCTGGTGCCGCTGCTGGGCACATCGTTCATTCCGGAGATGCAGGAAGGCACGTTGTCGCCCAATGCGGACCGCGTACCGAATATCTCGCTGGATGAGTCTCTGCGAATGGAGTCGCAGATGCAGAAGCTGATCATGAGCGTGAAGGGCGTGGAGAATGTTGTCTCCCGCGTGGGACGAGGTGAGTCGCCGGCTGACCCGGCGGGTCCGAACGAGGCCGACGTGCTGACCTCGCTGACGCCGTTTGATGAGCGCCCCAAGGGCATGACGCAGGACAAGGTGGCGGAAGAGATCCGCACCAAGCTGGCGGCGCTGCCGGGCATCAACCTGGTGATGTCGCAGCCGATCAGCGATCGCGTGGACGAGATGGTTTCCGGCGTGCGCGCCGATGTGGCCGTGATGCTGTACGGCGATGACCTGGACCTGCTGGTAGAGAAGGCCAACCAGATTGCCAAGGTTGCAACCGGCATTCAGGGCACGCAGGATACGCGCGTGGATCGCGTGGGAGGACAGCAGTACCTGACCATCGACATTGATCGTGGAGCGATTGCGCGCTATGGCCTGAACGCATCGGATGTGAACGATGTGATTGAGACGGCCATCGCTGGCAAGTCTGCGACAGAGATCTACGAGGGAGAACGCAGGTTCTCCAGCGTGGTGCGTCTGCCCGCGAACCTGCGTGACTCGGTGGAGGACATTCGCCAGTTACAGATCAGCTCGCCGGATGGGCCCCGTGTTCCGTTGAAGGACCTGGCCAGCGTGAAGGTGGTGGAAGGTCCAGCACTGATCAACCGCAGCCTGGGCAAGCGCCGCATTGTCGTCGGAGTCAATGTGCAGGATCGCGACCTGGGCGGATATGTGGCGGAGCTGCAGCAGAAGGTGGAGAAGCAGGTGCCTCTGCCGGCGGGCTACTACATTGAGTGGGGCGGCCAGTTCCACAACATGGAGCGAGCTCTGCATCACCTGATGATCATTATCCCGATCACCATCGCGGCCATCTTCTTCCTTCTGTTCATCCTGTTCAAGTCCGTGCGGTTTGCCGCGCTGATCATCACCGTGCTTCCTCTGGCGTCGATCGGCGGCATCCTCGGATTGTTTCTCTCAGGAGAGTACCTGTCAGTGCCTGCGTCAGTCGGCTTTATTGCGCTGTGGGGCATTGCGGTGCTGAATGGCGTGGTGCTGGTCAGCTACATCCGCAAGCTGCGCCAGGAAGGGCTGGAGCAGGATGAAGCGGTGCGGGAAGGCGCTCGTCTGCGCTTCCGCCCGGTGATGATGACCGCAACCGTAGCAGCTCTGGGCCTGGTGCCGTTCCTGTTTGCAACGGGACCGGGATCGGAGATTCAGCGGCCGCTGGCGATTGTGGTCATCGGCGGCCTGGTGAGCTCGACAGCGCTGACGCTGCTTCTGCTGCCGGTGGTCTATGCCGCCTTTGAGGGCAAGAGCGCTCCGCCGGCGCTCGAGGAGATGCCGGAGGTTTAG